The following proteins are co-located in the Palaemon carinicauda isolate YSFRI2023 chromosome 3, ASM3689809v2, whole genome shotgun sequence genome:
- the LOC137635342 gene encoding uncharacterized protein — protein sequence MAYNPAANGKVERAHHTLKAVLMARCTDDHWKAQLPWVLLGLRTAPRAYGEPSPAEKLYGEALTFLGEFFPATTDDTKLDHLREIAKKFRPYRKTYEDRTRHFTPKNLDDCDYVFIRVDAHCQPLTRPYCGPY from the coding sequence atggcatacaaccctgcagcgaacGGCAAGGTCGAGAGAGCTCATCACACACTTAAGGCAGTcctgatggcgagatgtacggACGATCATTGGAAAGCACAACTCccgtgggtcctccttggccttcgcaccgctccCAGGGCATACGGCGAACCTTCTCCTGCGGAGAAGTTATACGGCGAGGCACTTACATTCCTTGGCgaattcttccctgcaactaccgacgacaCCAAGCTGGATCACCTGAGAGAAATTGCTAAGAAATTCAGACCATACAGGAAAACATATGAGGACAGAACCAGACACTTCACgcccaagaacctagacgactgcgactacgtctttatccgggtcgatgctcactgccaacccctgactagaccttattGCGGTCCTTACTAG